One Verrucomicrobiia bacterium genomic region harbors:
- a CDS encoding DUF362 domain-containing protein has translation MKRNLFLALIYWGWHFGALGAEVNLVQVVNEASFKGNVVQDFVVRQMVSEGFYQLTGETNLGKALSRWIKSSDVVGLKISTAGGKILATKPVLVDVLIEGLKATGVKGENIVVWDKFADEMRAAGYSLGRRRDGVVFTAVIPLTGFDSNVFVMQPEVGELIWGDFEFQDIKQSSIAHNPALQKKNLDEGLNFELASALPKQESFRSYVAKLVTRRLTKIIHMPVLSNSEAVGLQGCFADLVLGSVDNTRRFQFEPFWGDPALAEIYAKTPLRTKTVLHVMDGLWCQYGGGPDYVPHYCRKMNSLFMSEDPVALDSYALNLIEPWRIASLLPLLKINYIKTAKTLGLGNFFDNEKIEIKKIAMPKPVAE, from the coding sequence GTGAAACGGAATTTATTTTTAGCGTTGATTTATTGGGGTTGGCATTTTGGGGCTTTGGGTGCTGAGGTAAATTTAGTTCAGGTAGTTAATGAGGCATCATTCAAAGGAAATGTAGTTCAGGATTTTGTTGTCAGGCAAATGGTAAGTGAAGGCTTTTATCAACTTACGGGCGAAACCAATTTAGGAAAAGCTTTGTCGCGATGGATCAAATCGAGTGATGTGGTGGGGCTTAAAATTTCCACGGCAGGCGGAAAAATTTTGGCTACCAAACCAGTTTTGGTAGATGTTTTGATCGAGGGATTAAAAGCGACTGGTGTAAAAGGCGAAAATATTGTGGTGTGGGACAAGTTTGCTGATGAAATGCGAGCCGCTGGCTATTCTTTAGGGCGTCGTCGTGATGGAGTCGTGTTTACGGCAGTGATTCCATTGACGGGCTTTGATTCTAATGTGTTTGTAATGCAACCCGAAGTGGGAGAGTTGATTTGGGGCGATTTTGAATTTCAAGATATTAAACAATCCTCGATAGCACACAACCCAGCGCTACAGAAAAAAAATTTAGATGAGGGCTTGAATTTTGAGTTAGCTAGCGCTTTGCCTAAGCAGGAGAGTTTTCGTTCTTATGTCGCAAAATTGGTGACGCGGCGTTTGACAAAGATTATTCATATGCCGGTTTTGTCTAATAGCGAGGCGGTTGGGTTGCAGGGTTGTTTTGCAGATTTGGTGTTGGGTTCAGTGGATAACACGCGACGATTTCAGTTTGAACCTTTTTGGGGTGATCCGGCTTTAGCTGAAATTTATGCGAAAACGCCTTTGCGCACGAAAACGGTGTTGCATGTGATGGACGGTTTATGGTGCCAATATGGAGGGGGACCGGATTATGTGCCGCATTATTGTCGGAAAATGAATTCGCTTTTCATGAGTGAAGATCCTGTGGCTTTGGATAGTTACGCTTTGAATTTGATAGAGCCGTGGCGAATCGCTTCGCTATTACCTTTATTAAAAATCAATTATATTAAAACGGCTAAAACTTTAGGTTTGGGCAATTTTTTTGATAATGAAAAGATTGAAATCAAAAAGATTGCGATGCCAAAACCTGTTGCAGAATAA
- a CDS encoding polymer-forming cytoskeletal protein: MAFDSKSFGLGNLVAGRFSSDAPSTTIPEETPVTSTSNHHKNYNTPTSVTPTETYSHIGGSQSPIITEDVELKGELAFTGELEFNGRFEGTLDSDGALTIGDRAIIKGNINASSAVVSGKVQGNIVVSGKAHIRSNAIIHGDIQASTIEIEEGASVNGKLTTKGDRETPNFNNIFTRLGGSNSKSSKGGSSNSSSAILTEK; this comes from the coding sequence ATGGCCTTCGATTCAAAAAGCTTTGGACTCGGCAATCTCGTTGCGGGACGTTTCTCATCGGATGCGCCGTCAACTACAATTCCTGAAGAAACCCCTGTAACTTCAACCTCTAATCATCATAAAAATTATAACACTCCAACCTCTGTGACACCTACTGAAACTTATTCCCATATTGGCGGCTCTCAATCGCCCATTATCACTGAAGATGTCGAACTCAAAGGCGAACTTGCTTTTACCGGCGAACTCGAATTTAACGGTCGCTTTGAAGGAACACTAGATTCCGATGGCGCACTAACTATCGGAGATCGTGCTATCATCAAAGGCAACATTAATGCATCCTCCGCTGTGGTTTCAGGCAAAGTTCAGGGCAACATTGTGGTTAGCGGAAAAGCCCACATTCGATCCAACGCCATCATCCACGGCGACATTCAAGCTTCCACCATCGAAATTGAGGAAGGTGCTAGTGTAAATGGTAAACTTACCACAAAAGGCGATCGCGAAACACCTAATTTCAACAACATATTTACTCGTCTCGGCGGTAGTAATTCAAAAAGCTCAAAAGGTGGCAGTAGTAACAGCAGCAGTGCTATTTTAACTGAAAAATAG
- the cdaA gene encoding diadenylate cyclase CdaA gives MNWINFVLQYWRWWLEIAILSLMFYGIYRLIHGTRSASVLGGLALVISVLWIFAKWLDLVVLNQLFQTLLTSLPILLVVLLQQEIRQGLAGLSLGNFFSRNRNRTATIEAIVGAVESLSEKRIGALIAIQHTMSNQSVVESGVLLNAAATEELIETLFYPKTPLHDGCVWIENDKIVAAACILPVTQREALHRSLGLRHRAALGLSEECDAIVVVVSEETGIISLCYKGNLERPLNPDQLRQRITDILLERKNS, from the coding sequence ATGAATTGGATTAACTTCGTGCTTCAATATTGGCGCTGGTGGCTGGAAATCGCCATCCTCTCGCTCATGTTTTACGGCATTTATCGTCTCATTCATGGCACCCGTAGCGCTTCCGTCCTCGGTGGATTAGCCCTGGTAATCAGCGTGCTATGGATTTTTGCCAAATGGTTAGACCTCGTGGTGCTCAACCAACTTTTTCAAACTCTCCTGACTTCTTTACCTATTCTTCTCGTGGTTTTATTGCAACAAGAAATTCGCCAAGGATTAGCAGGCTTATCGCTCGGAAACTTTTTTTCACGAAATCGCAATCGCACCGCAACCATTGAAGCAATTGTTGGCGCAGTCGAATCGCTGAGCGAAAAACGTATTGGCGCTTTAATCGCCATCCAACACACCATGTCCAATCAAAGTGTGGTAGAAAGCGGCGTGCTCTTAAATGCCGCAGCCACGGAAGAATTAATTGAAACGCTTTTTTATCCCAAAACTCCTCTCCACGACGGTTGTGTCTGGATTGAAAATGATAAAATTGTTGCGGCCGCTTGCATTCTTCCTGTTACTCAACGAGAAGCATTGCATCGCAGCTTGGGCCTACGCCATCGCGCTGCGCTTGGCTTATCCGAAGAATGCGATGCCATCGTGGTAGTGGTTTCGGAAGAAACCGGCATCATTTCACTTTGTTATAAAGGCAATTTAGAGCGCCCCTTGAATCCCGATCAATTACGCCAACGCATTACGGATATTTTATTAGAACGAAAAAATTCATGA
- the tilS gene encoding tRNA lysidine(34) synthetase TilS yields MEKRFSQLPNKLVYALSGGVDSVALLHCLIEAGFQPIVAHFNHRWFLHEDDYEKFCCVLAKKWNLKFVTQRAKKSAHATETVAREARYDFLVQTAKRFRCSGIVTAHTANDQAETVLMRLLRGAGSRGLSAMKWKSQRGNVTIFRPWLEVTREEVLHYAKTHHLKWYEDPVNEELTRFRGKIRHRLLPYLKKHFDANLVKRLCQAADLLAEEDAYLNEQSRKLLQTIRDRSQPHRLVTRELTKLPLALQRRVIREWLEKEKVKDIDFELIENILKMLQDRCLARCNLTKGWQVCRKEARLWIKK; encoded by the coding sequence GTGGAAAAAAGATTTTCTCAATTACCGAACAAGTTGGTTTACGCCTTATCAGGAGGTGTGGATTCGGTGGCATTGCTTCATTGCTTGATCGAAGCTGGATTTCAGCCGATTGTTGCTCATTTTAACCATCGCTGGTTTCTGCATGAGGATGACTATGAAAAATTTTGTTGTGTTTTGGCTAAGAAATGGAACCTAAAATTTGTAACTCAACGAGCTAAAAAATCGGCTCACGCTACTGAGACGGTTGCGCGCGAGGCGCGTTATGATTTTTTAGTTCAGACTGCGAAACGTTTTCGATGCTCGGGGATTGTGACGGCCCACACGGCCAATGATCAGGCGGAAACGGTGTTGATGCGTCTCTTGCGCGGTGCAGGAAGTCGCGGTTTGAGCGCGATGAAATGGAAGTCGCAGCGTGGAAATGTTACTATTTTTCGTCCCTGGTTGGAAGTGACGCGAGAAGAAGTTTTGCATTACGCAAAAACGCATCATTTAAAATGGTATGAAGATCCGGTAAATGAAGAGTTAACTCGTTTTCGAGGCAAAATTCGCCATCGACTTTTGCCCTATTTAAAAAAGCATTTTGATGCAAATTTAGTAAAACGACTTTGTCAGGCAGCCGATTTGTTGGCAGAAGAAGACGCTTATTTAAATGAGCAGAGTCGTAAACTTTTGCAAACAATTCGCGATCGAAGTCAGCCTCATCGCTTGGTCACCCGGGAACTTACGAAATTACCCTTGGCTTTGCAAAGACGCGTGATTCGTGAGTGGTTGGAAAAGGAAAAGGTGAAAGATATCGATTTTGAGTTGATAGAGAATATTTTGAAAATGTTGCAGGATCGTTGCTTGGCGCGCTGTAATCTTACTAAAGGTTGGCAAGTTTGTCGTAAGGAGGCGAGGCTTTGGATTAAAAAATGA
- the glmM gene encoding phosphoglucosamine mutase, protein MKPLPHPPPRQLFGTDGIRGPADQYPLTQELICQLGRATAHLFRRNSQPPHILIGRDTRRSGLQIEQALVEGLTSLGAKVGLLGVVPTSTVAHLVPHFKADGGIAITASHNSYEDNGIKFFRHDGYKLDDALELKLEQETLQPTSTSNSTIPGQTYTISEAASLYCRFAQSTLPKNFSLQGLTIALDVAHGAAYQTSPEILQSLGAKIHVFNAQPTGININENCGSTYPEKLQAYVKETQSDVGISHDGDADRVIFCDHKGEILDGDEILAIAAIDLLQKNALKNKTLVTTVMSNLGLDQCLAQYGGNIIRTAVGDRYVIEAMTQNDCNLGGEPSGHLIFRDYITTGDGIISALQILRLIKESGKSLHDLKKILTRFPQKLINIKVKEKKPLEQMPHVQKALREAEKELGSQGRILLRYSGTELKIRLLIESAEETTLTRLEKNLVEPIKKEIGV, encoded by the coding sequence ATGAAACCACTGCCCCACCCGCCCCCTAGACAACTTTTTGGCACTGACGGCATTCGCGGCCCGGCAGATCAATATCCGCTAACGCAGGAACTGATTTGCCAATTAGGCCGTGCCACTGCCCATCTTTTCCGCCGCAACTCTCAGCCACCTCATATTCTCATTGGTCGCGACACACGACGATCGGGGTTGCAAATCGAACAAGCCCTTGTTGAAGGCTTGACTTCTTTAGGAGCAAAAGTCGGTTTGCTAGGTGTAGTTCCCACCTCTACTGTGGCTCATCTTGTTCCTCATTTCAAAGCCGACGGCGGGATTGCCATTACTGCCTCACACAATTCCTATGAAGATAATGGCATTAAATTTTTTCGTCATGACGGTTATAAATTAGACGATGCCTTAGAACTGAAACTGGAACAAGAAACACTTCAACCTACTTCAACTTCAAATTCAACAATCCCGGGTCAAACTTATACTATTTCAGAAGCCGCTTCCCTTTATTGTCGGTTTGCTCAATCAACTTTGCCAAAAAATTTTTCTCTACAAGGGTTAACCATCGCCCTGGATGTCGCTCACGGTGCCGCCTACCAAACTTCTCCCGAAATTCTTCAGTCGTTGGGCGCAAAAATCCATGTTTTCAACGCTCAACCTACCGGCATCAACATCAATGAAAATTGTGGCAGCACTTACCCTGAAAAATTGCAAGCTTACGTTAAAGAAACTCAATCGGACGTAGGCATTTCTCATGATGGCGATGCGGATCGTGTTATTTTTTGTGATCACAAAGGTGAAATTTTAGACGGTGACGAAATCTTAGCAATCGCTGCAATCGATTTACTCCAAAAGAATGCGTTAAAAAACAAAACACTGGTTACCACCGTTATGAGCAACTTAGGCTTAGATCAATGCCTCGCTCAATATGGAGGAAACATCATTCGCACAGCCGTTGGCGATCGTTATGTCATCGAAGCAATGACTCAGAATGATTGCAACTTAGGCGGCGAACCTTCCGGGCATCTCATTTTTCGCGATTATATTACCACGGGCGATGGCATCATTAGCGCCCTGCAGATTTTGCGACTGATAAAAGAAAGTGGAAAATCCTTGCACGATCTGAAAAAAATTCTTACCCGTTTCCCGCAAAAACTCATCAACATCAAAGTAAAAGAAAAAAAACCTTTAGAACAAATGCCTCACGTTCAAAAAGCTTTGCGAGAAGCAGAAAAAGAGCTTGGCTCTCAAGGAAGAATTCTTCTACGTTACTCCGGAACAGAACTTAAAATTCGATTACTCATAGAAAGCGCTGAGGAAACCACATTAACACGACTTGAAAAAAATTTAGTAGAACCTATTAAAAAAGAGATTGGAGTATAA
- the hisI gene encoding phosphoribosyl-AMP cyclohydrolase has translation MKVLWPNFAKRDGICVAIAQDFQTKQILMQGYVDEAGYRETLKTGEAVYYSTSRKKRWKKGETSGDIQIVHNILIDCDGDSIIYVVEQKGQGACHTQAKSCYYRDYKGNYSEKVKESPADTLPTQECEVHPRLN, from the coding sequence ATGAAAGTGTTATGGCCCAATTTTGCGAAACGCGATGGTATTTGCGTTGCTATTGCTCAGGATTTTCAAACCAAACAAATCTTGATGCAGGGTTATGTGGATGAAGCCGGCTATCGTGAAACTTTAAAAACTGGCGAAGCGGTTTACTATTCGACCTCGCGCAAAAAACGTTGGAAAAAAGGTGAAACTTCCGGTGATATCCAAATCGTGCATAATATCTTAATCGATTGCGATGGCGACTCGATTATTTATGTTGTCGAACAAAAAGGTCAGGGCGCTTGCCACACTCAAGCAAAAAGTTGTTACTATCGTGATTATAAAGGAAATTATTCGGAAAAAGTAAAAGAAAGTCCTGCGGACACTTTACCAACACAAGAATGTGAAGTTCATCCTCGTTTAAATTAA
- the fsa gene encoding fructose-6-phosphate aldolase produces MKIFIDTAEIKEIKEAHDLGLVDGVTTNPSLVAKSGKPFRQVLEEILAIVDGPISAEVISTDRDGILKEGRELAKIHKNIVVKVPLIPEGLKAVKIFADEGIQTNVTLCFSSAQALLAAKAGATYISPFVGRLDDITSDGMSLIADIRLIYDNYKFKTQILTASARHPLHFVDAAKIGSDVITAPYAVLMQLLRHPLTDIGLKKFLDDAAKIKK; encoded by the coding sequence ATGAAAATTTTTATCGATACCGCTGAAATTAAAGAAATCAAAGAAGCCCACGATTTAGGATTAGTAGATGGCGTCACCACCAACCCTTCTCTCGTTGCCAAAAGTGGCAAACCTTTTCGCCAAGTTTTAGAAGAAATTCTAGCTATTGTAGATGGCCCCATTAGTGCAGAGGTTATTTCTACTGATCGTGATGGAATTTTAAAAGAAGGCCGTGAACTGGCAAAAATTCATAAAAATATTGTTGTGAAGGTGCCGTTGATTCCTGAGGGCCTCAAAGCTGTTAAAATTTTTGCCGATGAAGGCATTCAAACCAATGTCACCCTCTGTTTTAGTTCTGCACAAGCTTTGTTGGCGGCAAAAGCAGGCGCTACTTATATCAGCCCTTTTGTGGGTCGTCTCGATGACATCACATCCGATGGCATGAGTCTCATTGCCGACATCCGTCTCATTTACGATAATTATAAATTTAAAACTCAAATTTTAACCGCTTCCGCGCGCCATCCCCTACACTTTGTTGACGCGGCAAAAATCGGCAGCGATGTCATCACCGCACCCTACGCCGTTTTAATGCAATTATTAAGACATCCCTTGACCGATATTGGTCTGAAAAAATTTCTCGATGACGCAGCAAAAATTAAGAAATAA
- a CDS encoding SDR family oxidoreductase — MVSEGKILITGCSSGIGRATALFLARQGMSVLATARRLESLEGLKNYSNITLAQLDVTSEEQCEQVVQEAGVITGLVNNAGYGMMGPSEEVARRGLREQFETNFFGLARLCALVLPQMRARGRGVIVNVGSIMGKLTAPMCGAYCASKYAVEAFCDTLRIEVAPFGVKVVLIEPGPIDTKFKANVELKSLEALKDETSPYFDMARKALRFYQHQGWPGASPDRVARTIAKVLTRAHPRPRYVVTNRGRMAILFHQMVPDRIWDFLISKSFGLR; from the coding sequence ATGGTGAGTGAAGGAAAAATTTTAATCACGGGATGTTCTAGCGGAATTGGTCGAGCGACAGCGCTTTTTTTGGCGCGACAAGGAATGTCGGTCCTGGCGACTGCGCGACGATTGGAGTCGTTAGAAGGATTGAAAAATTATTCCAACATCACTTTGGCTCAATTGGACGTGACTTCGGAAGAGCAGTGTGAGCAAGTGGTGCAGGAGGCCGGAGTGATTACGGGATTAGTAAATAATGCAGGTTATGGAATGATGGGGCCTTCGGAGGAAGTGGCGCGTCGCGGTTTAAGAGAGCAGTTTGAAACAAATTTTTTTGGCTTGGCTCGATTGTGCGCATTGGTGTTGCCGCAGATGCGGGCACGCGGCCGAGGAGTGATTGTGAATGTGGGATCAATCATGGGAAAATTAACCGCTCCCATGTGTGGCGCTTATTGCGCTTCGAAATATGCTGTGGAAGCTTTTTGTGATACGTTGCGCATTGAGGTGGCGCCGTTTGGAGTGAAAGTGGTTTTGATTGAGCCAGGGCCAATCGACACAAAGTTTAAGGCAAATGTTGAGTTGAAATCGTTGGAAGCGCTAAAGGACGAAACCTCGCCCTACTTCGACATGGCTCGAAAAGCATTGCGATTTTATCAACATCAAGGCTGGCCAGGCGCTTCACCCGATCGTGTGGCGCGCACGATTGCGAAGGTTTTGACTCGAGCCCACCCGCGTCCGCGCTACGTGGTGACGAATCGAGGGCGCATGGCGATTTTATTTCATCAGATGGTGCCAGATCGAATTTGGGATTTTCTTATTTCAAAATCGTTCGGATTGCGATAA
- a CDS encoding phosphotransacetylase encodes MAFIHTIFEKLQRHPKRIVFPEGNDPRIIQAAGEYVKRKLGPVILLGKRDEIAEIASQHGVGLVFINVIDPEKADDLELFCDRLKKLPKYRDIADEEARKMMAIPNYFAAMMLQHGQVDGMVGGVSTASVSLLRPLFSLIKPLPGVPSVSSCMVMQVHNKQLAHKGLFFLADCGVIPEPTVDQLAVIALEAAQLSRQLTGEKPNVAFLSFSTRNSAKTHSTEKIIAATALAQQRARDQNLEIEIDGELQADAAIVPEIAQQKAPDSPLKGQANVLIFPDLNSGDIATKLVQRLAKADAYGRILMGLSKPAADISRGSTVQDIVGVAAIIGLRAVAYRQLYPDQGIRIIPNSNE; translated from the coding sequence ATGGCTTTTATTCATACTATTTTCGAAAAATTGCAACGTCATCCGAAACGCATTGTGTTTCCGGAGGGCAACGACCCTCGTATCATTCAAGCCGCTGGCGAATACGTAAAACGGAAACTCGGCCCGGTAATCCTTCTAGGAAAACGTGATGAAATTGCCGAAATTGCAAGCCAACATGGTGTGGGCCTCGTTTTTATTAATGTCATCGATCCGGAAAAAGCCGATGATCTCGAACTTTTTTGCGATCGCTTAAAAAAACTGCCTAAATATCGCGACATTGCGGATGAAGAAGCTCGCAAAATGATGGCTATCCCTAACTATTTTGCCGCGATGATGCTTCAACACGGACAAGTCGATGGCATGGTGGGCGGCGTCAGCACGGCCTCCGTCAGTTTATTGCGACCCCTTTTTAGTCTCATCAAGCCTTTACCCGGAGTGCCCAGCGTCTCCAGCTGCATGGTCATGCAAGTGCATAACAAACAATTAGCCCATAAAGGCCTTTTTTTTCTGGCCGATTGCGGCGTGATTCCTGAGCCCACTGTCGATCAGCTCGCCGTCATTGCCCTAGAAGCCGCGCAACTTTCACGCCAACTCACCGGCGAAAAACCCAATGTTGCTTTTCTCTCTTTTTCCACGCGAAACAGCGCTAAAACCCATAGCACTGAAAAAATAATTGCTGCCACCGCTCTCGCTCAACAAAGAGCACGGGATCAAAATCTCGAAATCGAAATCGATGGTGAACTTCAAGCGGACGCCGCCATTGTGCCAGAAATCGCCCAACAAAAAGCGCCTGACAGTCCATTAAAAGGCCAAGCCAATGTTTTGATCTTTCCCGATCTCAACTCAGGCGACATTGCCACAAAACTCGTCCAACGCCTCGCCAAAGCCGATGCCTATGGACGGATTCTCATGGGACTTTCCAAACCCGCAGCCGATATCTCACGAGGTTCTACCGTGCAAGATATCGTGGGTGTTGCAGCCATTATTGGATTGCGAGCAGTAGCTTATCGGCAACTTTATCCTGACCAAGGCATTCGTATTATACCTAATTCTAACGAATAA
- the ade gene encoding adenine deaminase: MNDASFTVSGNIVDVVSGKIQPGTLEVREGKIQNIQWNQEKYSHFVMPGFVDAHIHIESSMLPPPEFARWAVIHGTVATVSDPHEIGNVLGVKGVDYMIQEGQRTPFKFFFGAPSCVPATSFETAGATITADEIESLLKRDEVKYLSEMMNFPGVLERQPEVMKKIEIAQKLQKPIDGHAPGLRGSDAEQYASAGISTDHECFTKEEALDKIARGMKILIREGSAAKNFEALYTLIESHPDFCMLCSDDQHPNELVKGHINLLVKRAIEKGIDSIKTLRAATLNPVRHYHLEVGLLQKGDPADFLVVEDLKNFNVLATYINGQKVAETGKSLLPRIKSPLINHFETSLKTAADFQFKNNRDGELDVIEALNGQLITRHLKLKPRWNSQKAESDLEQDILKITVVNRYQSVKPAIGWIKNFGLKQGAIASSVAHDSHNIVAVGVDDESLAKAVNLLIEAKGGISAASQTVSEILPLSIAGLMSPEAGEEVAAGYEKLDRLAKEWGSQLDAPFMTLAFMALLVIPDLKLSDRGLFSLGKGFVRNC; the protein is encoded by the coding sequence ATGAATGATGCTTCTTTTACTGTTTCAGGAAATATTGTAGATGTGGTGAGCGGAAAGATTCAGCCTGGCACATTGGAAGTTAGAGAAGGGAAAATTCAGAATATTCAGTGGAATCAAGAAAAGTATTCGCATTTTGTGATGCCCGGTTTTGTGGATGCGCATATTCATATTGAAAGTTCGATGTTGCCGCCCCCAGAGTTTGCGCGCTGGGCGGTGATTCATGGCACAGTAGCAACGGTTTCTGATCCGCACGAGATTGGCAATGTGTTGGGAGTTAAGGGTGTAGATTACATGATTCAGGAAGGGCAGCGTACCCCTTTCAAATTTTTCTTTGGCGCGCCTTCCTGTGTGCCTGCCACTTCATTTGAAACGGCTGGCGCGACCATTACAGCGGATGAAATTGAGTCGCTGTTGAAGCGGGATGAGGTAAAATATCTCAGTGAAATGATGAATTTTCCTGGAGTTCTGGAACGACAGCCAGAAGTGATGAAGAAAATTGAAATCGCACAAAAATTGCAAAAACCGATTGATGGGCATGCTCCGGGGTTGCGCGGATCAGATGCGGAACAGTATGCCAGTGCGGGTATTTCTACGGATCACGAATGTTTCACGAAAGAGGAGGCGCTGGATAAAATTGCGCGTGGGATGAAAATTTTAATCCGGGAAGGATCAGCGGCTAAAAATTTTGAAGCGCTTTATACTTTAATCGAAAGTCATCCTGACTTTTGTATGCTTTGTAGCGATGATCAGCATCCGAATGAATTAGTTAAAGGCCACATTAATTTGCTAGTGAAACGTGCGATCGAAAAAGGAATTGATTCTATAAAAACTTTGCGCGCAGCGACTCTCAATCCCGTGAGACATTATCATTTGGAGGTTGGTCTGTTGCAAAAGGGTGATCCCGCAGACTTTTTAGTGGTAGAGGATCTAAAAAATTTTAATGTGTTAGCGACTTACATTAATGGTCAAAAAGTGGCGGAGACTGGAAAAAGTTTGTTGCCTCGAATAAAAAGCCCATTGATTAATCATTTTGAAACCTCACTAAAAACTGCTGCGGATTTTCAATTCAAAAATAATAGAGACGGTGAGTTGGATGTGATCGAGGCGTTGAATGGTCAACTCATCACGCGCCATTTAAAGTTGAAACCTCGATGGAATTCTCAAAAGGCGGAATCGGATCTGGAGCAAGATATTTTAAAAATAACAGTGGTGAATCGTTACCAATCGGTCAAACCGGCGATCGGATGGATTAAGAATTTTGGTTTAAAACAAGGCGCAATCGCTTCTTCCGTGGCGCATGATTCGCATAATATTGTTGCGGTGGGAGTGGATGATGAATCGTTGGCCAAAGCGGTGAATTTGTTGATCGAAGCTAAAGGCGGCATTTCTGCTGCCTCACAAACTGTTTCAGAAATTTTACCTTTATCCATCGCAGGCTTGATGTCGCCTGAAGCAGGTGAGGAGGTTGCTGCGGGTTATGAAAAATTGGATCGATTGGCTAAAGAGTGGGGTTCGCAATTAGACGCGCCCTTTATGACTCTCGCTTTCATGGCGCTTTTGGTGATTCCTGATTTAAAATTGAGTGATCGAGGATTGTTTTCTTTGGGTAAAGGGTTTGTAAGGAATTGTTAA
- the folP gene encoding dihydropteroate synthase — translation MKWKHNNGEWDLSQNSLIMGILNVTPDSFSDGGQFLNPETALQHAETLIQQRADIIDIGGESTRPGSQPISQEEELKRILPVLKLLAQRTSIPLSIDTTKPEIARICLEEGATIINDVSSAKNPDMINLIAKKKCGYILMHSQGTPATMQQSPIYQNIVDEISNFFETQLQHLKTAGVDLEHVVIDPGFGFGKTWEHNRTLFLNLEYFHRFNRPLMVGISRKSFVGKITETLPQDRLGATLAMETLALWQGACIIRTHEVAPTRQIVKMVAALKNSSHELD, via the coding sequence ATGAAATGGAAACATAACAACGGCGAATGGGATCTTTCTCAAAATTCTCTGATTATGGGAATCTTAAACGTCACGCCCGATTCTTTTTCTGACGGAGGCCAATTTCTTAATCCTGAAACTGCTCTTCAACACGCAGAAACTTTGATCCAGCAAAGGGCTGACATTATTGATATCGGAGGCGAATCCACTCGGCCTGGCTCCCAACCCATTTCTCAAGAAGAAGAACTCAAACGAATTTTACCTGTGCTAAAACTTCTCGCTCAACGCACAAGCATCCCCCTATCTATCGATACCACCAAACCTGAAATCGCTCGCATTTGTTTGGAAGAAGGAGCCACCATCATTAATGATGTGAGCAGCGCAAAAAATCCTGATATGATTAATCTCATCGCAAAAAAAAAATGCGGCTACATTCTCATGCACAGTCAAGGCACCCCTGCAACCATGCAACAGTCTCCCATCTACCAGAATATCGTGGATGAAATTTCAAACTTCTTCGAAACCCAACTGCAACACCTCAAAACAGCAGGAGTTGATCTGGAGCACGTGGTGATCGATCCCGGTTTTGGATTTGGAAAAACTTGGGAACACAATCGCACTTTGTTTTTAAATCTTGAATATTTTCATCGTTTCAACCGTCCGCTGATGGTGGGCATTTCTCGAAAATCATTCGTTGGCAAAATCACAGAAACTCTACCTCAAGATCGACTAGGCGCCACTTTAGCAATGGAAACGCTCGCTTTATGGCAAGGCGCCTGCATAATTCGCACTCATGAGGTTGCGCCCACTCGACAAATCGTTAAAATGGTCGCAGCATTAAAAAACTCATCTCATGAATTGGATTAA